One segment of Pseudomonas asgharzadehiana DNA contains the following:
- a CDS encoding DUF1302 domain-containing protein — MTSVNQFWRRARLPLAVSLASTLAGPAFGVSFNIGEIEGSFDSSLSVGASWGTAKPNKDLIGVNNGGSGLSQTSDDGHLNFKRGETFSKIFKGIHDLELKYGDTGVFVRGKYWYDFELKDESRQFKDISDSNRKEGAKSSGGQILDAFVYHNYAIADQPGSVRFGKQVVSWGESTFIGGGINSVNPIDVSAFRRPGAEIKEGLIPVNMFYVSQTLTDNLSAEAFYQLEWDQTVTDNCGTFFSQPDVVSDGCSDNLRLLAKRSTIAATAPGRGALAQFDARGLNINEEGTLVRRGGDRDARDSGQFGVAMHYNFEPLDTEFGAYFMNYHSRAPIFSATAAPASAYTVAPAFGSLAPVFIAGNSKYFIEYPEDIRLYGLSFSTTLPTGTAWSGEISYRPNAPVQLNTTDILYAGVRDLGGLYQNASPLRGAKGQDLNGYRRKEITQFQTTLTHFFDQVMGASRLTLVGEVGITHVGGLESKSDARYGRDPVFGPGALPATLGRNTCSAILNTGTIGGAGPGADASNLSENCNNDGFTTATSWGYRGRAIWEYPDVFAGVNLKPSVAWSHDVKGYSPGPGANFEEGRKAVSLGLDAEYQNTYTASLNYTNFFGGDYSTVDDRDFVALSVGVNF, encoded by the coding sequence ATGACCTCAGTAAACCAGTTCTGGCGCCGGGCAAGATTGCCCCTGGCCGTCAGCCTCGCCTCTACGCTCGCCGGGCCTGCATTCGGCGTCAGTTTCAATATCGGTGAAATCGAAGGGAGCTTTGACTCGTCGCTTTCTGTGGGGGCGAGTTGGGGCACGGCTAAACCCAACAAAGATCTGATTGGCGTCAACAATGGTGGCTCGGGCTTGTCCCAAACCTCCGACGACGGTCACCTGAATTTCAAACGTGGTGAGACGTTCTCGAAGATCTTCAAGGGCATTCATGATCTGGAACTGAAGTACGGCGATACCGGTGTGTTTGTGCGTGGCAAGTATTGGTATGACTTTGAGTTGAAAGACGAGAGTCGTCAGTTCAAAGACATCAGCGACAGCAACCGCAAAGAGGGGGCCAAGTCATCCGGCGGCCAAATTCTTGATGCATTCGTTTATCACAACTATGCAATTGCCGATCAGCCTGGGTCGGTGCGCTTTGGCAAGCAGGTTGTCAGTTGGGGGGAAAGTACCTTCATCGGCGGCGGCATCAACTCTGTCAACCCTATCGATGTGTCCGCGTTCCGTCGTCCGGGGGCCGAGATCAAGGAAGGCCTGATTCCGGTCAACATGTTCTATGTGTCGCAGACCTTGACCGATAACTTGTCGGCCGAGGCGTTTTATCAGTTGGAGTGGGATCAGACTGTTACAGATAACTGTGGGACATTCTTTTCGCAGCCGGACGTAGTTTCGGATGGTTGCAGCGACAATTTGCGCCTGCTCGCCAAGCGTTCGACCATTGCAGCCACTGCTCCAGGCCGTGGCGCGTTGGCACAGTTCGACGCGCGGGGTCTGAACATCAACGAAGAGGGTACGTTGGTGCGGCGTGGCGGTGATCGTGACGCGCGTGATAGTGGCCAGTTTGGTGTGGCCATGCACTACAACTTTGAACCGCTGGACACCGAGTTCGGTGCCTACTTCATGAATTATCACAGTCGCGCACCGATCTTCAGCGCAACCGCCGCTCCTGCATCGGCCTACACAGTGGCTCCCGCTTTTGGCTCCCTGGCGCCAGTGTTCATTGCGGGTAACTCCAAGTATTTCATTGAGTACCCTGAAGATATCCGTCTCTATGGGTTGAGCTTCTCCACCACTTTGCCTACAGGGACGGCCTGGAGCGGTGAAATCAGCTACCGCCCTAATGCACCGGTGCAACTCAATACAACCGACATTCTCTACGCGGGTGTGAGAGATTTGGGCGGTCTTTATCAAAATGCTTCCCCGCTTCGCGGTGCGAAGGGTCAAGACTTGAATGGCTACCGTCGCAAGGAAATCACTCAATTCCAGACCACACTGACGCATTTCTTTGATCAGGTGATGGGCGCGAGCCGTTTGACCCTGGTAGGTGAGGTGGGTATCACTCATGTGGGTGGGCTGGAGAGCAAGTCTGATGCACGTTACGGTCGTGACCCGGTGTTTGGTCCGGGTGCATTGCCAGCCACTTTAGGACGTAATACCTGCTCGGCAATTCTTAACACGGGAACCATCGGTGGTGCAGGGCCCGGCGCCGATGCCAGCAATCTTTCCGAGAATTGCAACAATGACGGCTTCACCACTGCTACCTCCTGGGGTTATCGCGGTCGTGCGATCTGGGAATACCCGGATGTCTTCGCAGGTGTGAATCTCAAGCCAAGCGTGGCGTGGTCCCACGACGTCAAAGGTTACTCGCCAGGCCCTGGTGCTAACTTCGAAGAAGGTCGAAAAGCCGTCAGCCTCGGTCTGGACGCCGAATACCAGAACACCTACACCGCCAGCCTGAACTACACCAACTTTTTTGGCGGTGATTACAGCACTGTTGATGATCGAGACTTCGTCGCCCTCAGCGTTGGCGTGAACTTCTAA